GTGTGGCTGCGGCCCGTGGTCCTcactgtgggaggcaggagggcagctTTCCGCTTCTCCggctccggggtggggggcggagcctgcgCGCTGGAAGGGGGGACGGCGCAGCTCCGGCAGGACACCCACGTGGACCACCCGTCCTGGGGCTCCGGACGTCCAGTTTGCAGCAGGTCGTCTGGCCTCAGTCTACCTGCAACTCCCCCTGCCCGCCACGCCCTGCACCCACGGGTggagcccaggtgtgtgcccgcTGCCCCCTGTGACGGCACGCCGTGACACTGGAGGACCCAGGTCTGCCCGTGAGGCGCCCAGTTAGACACGCGCGGGCTTTCCAGTTCTGGACACCGGCGGCAGGCCCGAAAAGCGACTTTCCCGTGCGCTCGGGTGTCCTCGGGCCCCGTGGCTCTCCGGGCTCCGGTACACTCGCCCCGGCCCCGAAGATCGCGGGCGGCAGCGGGCCAGCGCTGGGACCCGGCAGAGCGCGGCGGCCCGCAGGGGCCCCGAGCGCACGCGCACCACACCCCCCGCGCGGCTTGGCGCCTGCGGGGACCCGTACGGCCCGCGTCTCCATGGCGACCGCGGGCGCCGGCGGCTTCCATTGTTCGGCTGCAGCTCTGCGCCGGCGCTCGCGGCGGCCGGGTGTGCCAGTGAGGGGGGCGCCGCCggtgaggggcggggagggagacgCCGCAGGTGAGAGGGGCGCGTGGCTGGCGGGCcggggcgggaggcgggaggaAGGCGGTGCCCGGGGCCGGCCGCGCCCCGAGGGCTGGACCGccgggccccgggggggggggggccgaggcGGCGCGCGCCGCGCTGGTGCATGTGCTGCTCCCGGTTTCCGGACGTCGTTCCCGTCGGGGGCGTTGGGGCGGTCCCGGCCGCCGGGGGCCCGGAGAGGGAAGGGCCGCGACTGCCCCGGCCCGACCCCGGCCCGCACCGCGGGGCCGTCCCCACGCCGTCGGGGCGGCGCCTGCAGACCCGTCCTGGGGAGGACTGCGCTGCGGACGCACTCGGGCTCCGTCCGACCCGTCTCCTCTCCGACACGGCCGCTCCTGTTCCGCGCTCCCCGGGCGCAGACAGTCACTTCGCAGGGCTCCACGGGACCGAGTGAGCGGCGGGGCGGAGTAATCGGAACCTTCCCGCGTCCCAGGGGTTTTTAAGTCAACTCCATTTAAAAGTCGACGTGACGATGCCGATTTAAGAGGAGGGTTTTGTAAGCGGGCCGGCCGTGCCGCTAGCCCTGCCACCCGTGAACGAGCCGCGGTCCTAACTGTGCGGTGTCCCCTCCCGTCTGCAGGTGAGCGGTGGCCGCGCAGGGGCGTGTCCTCCCGCCGACGGATGGAGGGAACCGGCGCCGGGGCTGCTGCGGCCCCGGACAGCAGCGCCGCCTCGGAGAGCAGCGCCGCGCCTGCGGGGAGCCCGCCGGCCTCGCCCTCCACAGACAGTCCCGGGAAGGTGCCGGGGatcctcttctcctccctgccaGTCCTGGACCTGAGTCAAAACGGACTTCAGCACCTGGGAGACGTCCTCAAAATTCCCACCCTTAAAGTAAGCGGGCGCGTCTTGGCGTGCTGTGTGCCCCGCGCTGTGCAGATGCAAATGAGCGCCTGGCCCCCGGCTCTCACTGGCAGCCTTCTCTTCAGGAGAGAAATTCTAGAATGAGTGAGAGAGTTCTGCAGGGTTCTGTGTCCTGCTCAGTGCACACGGGGCCCAGCCAATGGGTTCCTCGCAGGGCCCCAATGGGCCCCTTGCAGGGTCGGACTCCAGTGTCCTCTCTCCTTGAGGACGTCTTGGGCACCAAAGAGTCGGTGGTAGGCGCCACGGCCGGAAACACCCCAAGTCTCCCACTTAAAACACAAGCCCCTGAAGCCCCAGGCAACACTGAACCCGTGGAGACGGCTTCTTGCCCGCGCTTGGCTGGTGTCCCTGCCTGGCGCTGTGCCAGGGAGCCCGTCACCCCCTGTGACTCTGGGGCCGGGTCCCAGCAGAGCCCAGCTGCGCGGGGAGGCGACGAGGGGCTCGCCCGGTCTTCCAGTGGCCCTGTGGCCCTCAGGGCCTCATCTGTCTCCCCTGGAGGGGGGAGTGGGAGACTTTCTGTGGGTGGCTGGAAGGATTCAGTGATAAGACACGTAAAGCGCAGCGTCCACTACCCGTCACGCACCCGATGCGCTGCCCTGTCCAGGTGTCTGCTGACACTCCCGAGTGCACCCGGCAGCATGGGGGTGCCCGCCAGACTCGGGGTCTGCAGTGGGAACAGCAGCACCGTCCCGACGGGTGCTGGCCGGGCATTGCTGGGTGCTGTGCCCTGCTCCCCCAGTGCACCCGGGAGGTGGGCCCCGTGACCCATTTCGTGGGTGAGGACTCGAGCTCAGAGAGGTTTGGGAACTTGTTCCAAGTCACATAGCTAACAGGTTTCAGAGGCTGGATTCGAACTCAGAAAGCCTGGCTCCCGGCTCACACGCATGTGCAACGGCGGGACGTGGGCACACGCAGCAGCAGTGGAGGTGTCAGGGCTTCCCCGCCACCCTCCGCACTGTGGCTCTGACGTCACATGTGCAGTTCCCCGTCGGTGCCCAgagctctgtcccctccctcccgagCCGCTGCCTCCTCTGTGCTGGTGGTTCGACCCCCCCGGGCTGAGGTGTCCAGCATCCCGAGACGGCGGTTTGGGGTTGTCCTTGTGTGGCTGCTGACCACAGGAGGCAGCACAGCAGACGACCTAGGGCGTATCCTCCAGCCCTTTCCTGGGGACACGTCCCCGGGCCCAGCCCCGGCTGCCCCTCACTGGGCAGGGCTGCCCCTCACTGGGCAGGGCTGCCAcggggcccaggagggagggagagagtttGGTGTTTGGGGGCTCCTTAGAAGCAGCGTGTGCACACAGCGGTGCACGCGCATGGCGGTGTGTGAGCCGCCAGCCCTTGTGCAGGAGGCAGCGTCTGCACGTCAGGATGCGCCCTGGGCCCAGACAGTGGTGCACGGGTCCCAGAGACTCACGCTCAGTCTCGCGTCTGCTGGGTAAGCCGCAGAAGGTGGGACGTCTCGGGTTCTCTGCCTCGTGACTCTGTCGGAAACGCGCTCAGGGTGCCCCGTGTTTGAAACGGGTCTTTTTCTCCCCCGGAAGCAACTGCACCTCCAGAGGAACGCCCTGCGTGCCATCCCCCCGGacttcttccagctgctgccGAGCCTCACCTGGCTGGACCTGCGGCACAACAGGATCGAGGCGCTGCCCCCCGGGGTGGGCTCCCACAGGCACGTCGCCCACGCACCCGGCCGGCCCCGGCCCTCGGAGCGTCTGCCCGACCGCCTGCTCGGCGGCTGCCGGGCTCCTTCCCCAGCCGAAGTCTGAGGTCCGAGTAGAGTTGCCTCGTAGTGTCGTTGAGGCCGGCCAGGAGGTGTGACAGCCACGGGCACAGGGCACTCAGAGGTGCAGGGGATGCGGGCGGCCACAGTGCCTTCGCCGGGCCGGCTGTGCCCATTCTGCGGTGTCTGCTTCCACCTGTGACCCTCGGCGTGGAGCCGCCCAAAGAGTGGGAGGCCCCACCAGGCCCTCGGCCCCTGTGGGCCCCTGTGCGTCCTTCTGCTTCCGGGTGAACAGTGAGGACTCCTCCCCTTTTGGAAAAGTGGGTGTGTGCTCTCCTCTGCCTGGGCTCCAGGGACCCCCGGAGCCCCCACATCCAGATCAGACGCCGCACCTCACTGTCCACTCCGCGCGGGCCCTGCCCGGCAGCCGGCAGGTGgctggcctcctccctgcctcccggaGCCACATGCGCTgaggcccctgccctcccggccctgcccctccgGGGCCCAGTCCTGCTGCTAGTGTCCTCTCTCTGCCGGCACCTTGTGAGAGACAGCTGAGGCCCTCCCTCCGTGTCAGTGCCTCTGGGCAAAGGAGGCACccagaggccctggggtgggacagTGGGTGGGGGGTACAGTCACCGAGGGTCGGCCCAGCTCATAGGCCATGGCTGCTGTTTCGGATTTCATTCCGACAGGGTTTGAGTGGAGGGCTTCGGTTTGCCCTTGGCTGCTCGGAGGGGCGAGGGGCCAGCGGGGAAGCCACTGCGGCAGCCCGGGCGAGGGGTGGCGCCCTGGACGAGGCGGGGCGAAGGAGCAGCGGGGGCAGGTTGGATGTGGGCAGGGGCGGAAGGGAAGTGTGCTCGGGCGGCCCCAGTGTGGACAGGAGTGGCTGTGGCGGAAGCTGGGAGGCCACCGGGAGCCCGAGGGGCCCGGGCCTGTGGGTGGGCCTGGTGTGGGCAGGGCCGGGAGAGCCTGTGCGTGCTCCACTCTCAGGCAAGCACCCCTGCCCCTTTCACGCGAAGGCACGGTGTCGCTTAGGGAGGGCCACttgattttctgctttttaaatgatgcctcttttgttttgttttaaaggtgTTTGAAGACTTTGCTTCTAGAGAGGAATCCCATCAAGACGTTACCGGTGGAGCTGGGTGAGTGCCGCAGCGACACAGTAAGCGGAGGTTGTGGCACGCGGGCGCTGGGGCCCGGCATTGGGACCGTGTGTCCCGTCAGCCTCGAGCTGTGGTTTTCGCCCGAGGGCCgtggctgctgctcctgcctgTGCGACTGACCTAGGTCTGTGGCCGGGCTGGTCTGGGTCTGCGAATCCGCCCCCTTTGCAGCTTCCCTCCGTAGCGAACCTCGGGCCCCTGGCCCGTCATCTCGCCCACAGCCCTCAGCAGGGCCGTCCTCTCCCTGGCGTGCGTGCAGACAGTCACCGCCTGCTGCCCCGCATCCCCGGCACGGGCGGCCCGTGAGATGGGACCGGCTCTCCCCTCCGCAGGCAATGTGAGGACGCTGCGGGCCCTGAACCTGAGGTGCTGCCCCGTGGAGTTCCCGCCCCAGCTCGTGGTGCAGAAGGGCCCGGCCGCCATCCTGAGCTTCCTGCGCGCCTGCGCCACGGAGCCGGCGCCTCGAGGTCGGTGGGGCAGTCCCCATGGCGAACTGCACAGAAACCGGGGTCAGCGCTTCTTGGGCTGGGCCCGGGGGACTCTCCCGGCACCTGGGTCCCGGGCGGCCTCCCTGCCGGCCAGCAGGGCCGCGTCTTTCCCGGCTCTGTGCTGCCCGTGGCGCCCTCAGGGCCCATTTCGGGGCCGGTCTGGGTGGGTTTGGGCACAGGTCCCGTGGCGTGAACGTCACGGAACAGCCCTCACCCCCGGCTCTGTCAGGGCCCCGTCTGGACGGTGGCTCGTCCTCAGGCCGTGGCTGCCCAGGTCGTAACCGTTCTTCTGTAAAACCACCAGCCCCAAGCACGTGGTGGTCGGGAGCAGGTGGTGTTGGATGTGTGCCGTCCCATGCACGCGTGTGTCGTGCACGCGAGTGTCGTGCACGCGAGTGTCGTGGGTCCCGTGTGGCCCTGGCACGTGTCCCACAGGAGATCCTGGCCACGGGGTCTCGCGGGGCGAGCACAGCAGTGACCCCAGGCCTTTGCCGGGCTTGCCTCCCGGACGAGCCTCCCGGACGAGCCTGTGCTTGGAGGAAGCTTCTCCGTGAGGAGGAGACGGCGAGTCCCTGGCGCGGGGGAGAAGTGCTTTCCGGAAAGCAGGGTTTCAGTGGGTGGCGGGCCTCTGAGGCCGCCGCCGCCCTTGTTGCGTCCCAGCCCGCTGCTCTTCTGTGTTTGCCGTCGACGCGCAGTCGGCACGGGAAGGGCGGGAAGTGggaagctggggggaggggctcggaAGGCCGAGGCTGTGGTCGCTGTTACTAGAGCAGCGGCGGTCCGAGCTGTCCAGAGTATGTCTGGGGTGGGCACGGCTGCCTGCCTGGGGAGCCGGTCCGGCCGAGGTTTGGGGGCTCCCCCGTCCTGTCGGGCGTCTGTGCACGCAGCAGGGGCCTCCCTCGGGCGACCGGGAGACCCCCGTCTGTGGGGCGCTGCGGCTCCCAGTCTGACACAGACCCCGGCAGAGACTGTGGGCGATGCACTGCGGGCCGGTGGGCTCTCACGGGATTCACCCGGAGCCGGAGATGAGCCGGTTGAGAAGCCCATGAGCGCCGCCGGCCAGACGCAGCAGGCGCGTGGGCTCTGGGCGGGCAGGAACCGGGGTAACGAGTTGAGGTGGGGCCGGTGCTGCAGCGGGGTTGGCTGAGTGGGGGCTCTGTCTCACCAGCGACCCTGCCCCCTGAAAAGACGGCCCcaagccagagccagagccagccgCCGCATCCTCGCTGGGACTCACCCAAAGAGCACCCACCCAACATAGAGACCACAGACTCCCAGGAGCCTGAGGAGACCTGGCTCCCGGAAGCCCCGGAGCTGAGTGAGCCCCGGAGGTGCACCCGGTCCGGCGAAGACTGGCCGACGGAGGAGGAGCTCAGGCGCTTCTGGAAGCTGCGGCAGGAGATCGTAGAGAAGGAGCAGGCGGAGGTCCTGGAAAACCAGCTCCTGGCGGTCGAGCTGCCCCCGAACCTGCGGGCCATGCTGCGCGGCGGCCGGGAGGAAGCGCGCCCCAGCCCTAGGCAGGCCCTCAGGTGCGTCCCGGAgcccggggttggggggggtctCCTCGGTCTCTGCGAAGCTGAAAACCACTTGGTAACCGTGAAGACGCCGGGTAGGGAGTGTCTGCCGCGTCACTGTCACCGGCTGCACATGGTACCGGCCGGGCTGTGGGTTCAAGTCAGCCCCGCACGGCTGCGACGAGGCGGACACACAGCAGAAGAGCCCCAGTCCCGTGTgtctgagagtgtgtgtgtgtgtgcatgtgcatggcACGTGTGTTCACCGCATGTTGctcgtgcatgtgtgtgtgccgCACAAGTGCACCGTGAGTGTCTTGTGCGCGTGGTCTGCTGTGTGAGCGGCCGGTCTGAGCAGGTCGGGGCCAAGGAGCCCCGGAGGCGCCGGAGCCTGCCATCGGCAGGAAAGGCGGCCGGACCGGGCCAGGCGCCCACTGTGCTCCTCCCGCCTGTCCCGTGGGTTTTCCGGACGCGCACGTTTGCCGTGTCGCCGGTCGCAGCCCCGGGGGTGCGGGAGCAGGTCACGCAGGTCTCCACGGCTGCCCGGCCATCTGTCCAGCGTCGTCCACTCGGGCAGGACTGTCTGGGCCTGCTGTACTGtgagccacctcctcctccctccgcTGTCATTTTGTTGTGAGCGGCAGTGAACGTGCGTCCAGGTCACTCGGGAGCCAGGCAGAGCCGCAGCCCTGGGGCCGCCTGGCGCTGGGGGCGGGAGTGCAGGGGGGCACGCCATCAGGGGCCGCTGCGGCCGGCCCCACGTGCAGACGGCTGCAAGCCCAGCTCTtgggccgtgtgtgtgtgtgtgtgtgtgtgtgcgggcgAGCGCTCTGGCCTGTGTCTGCCTGCTGTGTGGTCCTCTGCGTGTGCCGGGTGCTCGGCTGCACACACCCCCGTGTCATTCCAGAAGGACGGCGCCCTCCTTCCggggggccctgcccagcctggccTCGGCGTACCTGGCGGCGAGCTGGGCGGGGCAGCTGGAGGAGAGGCGGGCCTCAGCGCTGCGAGAGCTGCAGGAGAAGCAGGCGCTGATGGAGCAGCGCAGGAGGTCAGCCCTGGGGGGGCCCCTCGCCCCCCTCCGCCCCGGCCCCTcgtgcccaccccccacctcacttgcttgcctgcctgccttctttcTTCGCTTACCTTTgattcctcctccttccttcaccCGCCCTCCTCTCCTTTCAATGCCCTGGCCGGCAGGTGACTCTAAGGGTGCTGCTTGAAAGTTGCGTCTCGTCAGGCACGTCCTCGCtcagtccctgccctgccctgccagccGCCCACCATCCCTGCACTCCG
This Phyllostomus discolor isolate MPI-MPIP mPhyDis1 chromosome 5, mPhyDis1.pri.v3, whole genome shotgun sequence DNA region includes the following protein-coding sequences:
- the LRRC27 gene encoding leucine-rich repeat-containing protein 27 isoform X2 yields the protein MEGTGAGAAAAPDSSAASESSAAPAGSPPASPSTDSPGKVPGILFSSLPVLDLSQNGLQHLGDVLKIPTLKQLHLQRNALRAIPPDFFQLLPSLTWLDLRHNRIEALPPGVGSHRCLKTLLLERNPIKTLPVELGNVRTLRALNLRCCPVEFPPQLVVQKGPAAILSFLRACATEPAPRATLPPEKTAPSQSQSQPPHPRWDSPKEHPPNIETTDSQEPEETWLPEAPELSEPRRCTRSGEDWPTEEELRRFWKLRQEIVEKEQAEVLENQLLAVELPPNLRAMLRGGREEARPSPRQALRDQRVLQQWREQAQVLRRKEELGRLRPPRRTLVASEGPFATDLPDKARALAHPPGQRVHGKERPLRGGDTLRAGHQGALEDRLRRHLWQVRERRPVFGGTVPLGAIRKAAEDPEIARKLQDEAVKQNPGPP
- the LRRC27 gene encoding leucine-rich repeat-containing protein 27 isoform X1, with translation MEGTGAGAAAAPDSSAASESSAAPAGSPPASPSTDSPGKVPGILFSSLPVLDLSQNGLQHLGDVLKIPTLKQLHLQRNALRAIPPDFFQLLPSLTWLDLRHNRIEALPPGVGSHRCLKTLLLERNPIKTLPVELGNVRTLRALNLRCCPVEFPPQLVVQKGPAAILSFLRACATEPAPRATLPPEKTAPSQSQSQPPHPRWDSPKEHPPNIETTDSQEPEETWLPEAPELSEPRRCTRSGEDWPTEEELRRFWKLRQEIVEKEQAEVLENQLLAVELPPNLRAMLRGGREEARPSPRQALRRTAPSFRGALPSLASAYLAASWAGQLEERRASALRELQEKQALMEQRRRDQRVLQQWREQAQVLRRKEELGRLRPPRRTLVASEGPFATDLPDKARALAHPPGQRVHGKERPLRGGDTLRAGHQGALEDRLRRHLWQVRERRPVFGGTVPLGAIRKAAEDPEIARKLQDEAVKQNPGPP